A DNA window from Arachis hypogaea cultivar Tifrunner chromosome 18, arahy.Tifrunner.gnm2.J5K5, whole genome shotgun sequence contains the following coding sequences:
- the LOC112770846 gene encoding uncharacterized protein has product MRGIGGPLLCIGDLLSDVGEEGDAAVVVSPVAEYRRHEKPPASTCRLDLEGDSHVPDLTKLFQENYDHLVSALAGTDHSWTSLTLKLCTALETANHLVQSTSTNVTSLSEKVGELQKIVKRADSAIAAAREVHAVMDNNNGTMGGSSSTTSRA; this is encoded by the exons ATGAGAGGAATTGGTGGGCCCCTCCTATGCATCGGAGATCTCCTCAGCGACGTCGGAGAAGAAGGAGACGCCGCCGTGGTGGTGTCACCGGTGGCAGAATATCGCCGCCACGAAAAGCCCCCCGCTTCCACTTGCCGTTTAGATCTAGAAGGCGATTCTCATGTCCCTGACCTTACCAAACTCTTCCAG GAAAACTATGATCACTTGGTTTCGGCACTTGCTGGGACCGATCATTCTTGGACTTCTCTAACCTTAAAG CTGTGCACTGCTCTAGAGACTGCGAATCATTTGGTTCAATCAACCAGCACAAATGTTACATCGTTATCTGAGAAAGTTGGGGAGCTTCAGAAAATTGTTAAGAGGGCGGATTCTGCCATAGCTGCAGCAAGGGAAGTTCATGCTGTCATGGATAATAACAATGGTACAATGGGAGGTTCAAGTAGTACAACTTCCAGGGCTTGA
- the LOC112770845 gene encoding uncharacterized protein: protein MDSDIDESLRKRPRKYPFSTDSSSRKSFMHDDDNRLEITKAKFGSLLKRHGDLTERLSRDSDKIIFERLQKEFEAARASQTEEICLDKEQWNDGLLATIRERVHMEADRKAMSGDANLLPSPQEKITYKIGNKVICCLEGARIGIQYETSFAGEPCELYHCVLESKSFLEKMTVLEHTVPFFLPIREIENDLLSSNAMKFIDHIGELLQAYVDRREQVRLIKEIYGNQIRELYHSLPYHMVEFVRVDFDCKITVSLRYADLTSLLPTRITVLAWPMFKKNSASSASLNRKEDGVSRTQAPPVRLTYAEDALRSMSLPEAYAEIVLNLPQELQQVNQQRGLT from the exons ATGGATAGCGACATCGACGAATCCCTTCGAAAGAGGCCTCGAAAATATCCATTCTCTACCGATTCGTCTTCTCGCAAG AGTTTTATGCATGATGATGATAATCGACTGGAGATTACTAAGGCTAAAT TTGGAAGCTTGCTTAAAAGACACGGAGATTTGACAGAGCGTCTTTCTAG GGATTCTGACAAGATAATATTTGAACGCTTACAGAAAGAATTTGAAGCTGCAAGAGCTTCTCAAACTGAAG AGATATGTTTGGACAAGGAACAGTGGAATGATGGTCTACTAGCTACAATAAGAGAGCGG GTGCATATGGaggcagacagaaaagcaatgtCTGGGGATGCTAACCTTTTGCCTTCTCCTCAGGAAAAGATTACTTACAAAATTGGAAACAAG GTAATTTGCTGTTTGGAAGGGGCAAGAATTGGCATACAGTATGAGACATCTTTTGCcg GTGAACCTTGTGAGTTGTACCATTGTGTATTAGAGAGCAAGTCATTTCTTGAAAAAATGACTGTCCTTGAACACACAGTTCCATTTTTCTTGCCAATACGAGAAATAGAAAATGATCTCCTTTCATCCAACGCAATG AAATTCATAGATCACATTGGAGAGCTTCTGCAGGCATATGTGGATAGACGGGAACAG GTTAGACTTATAAAGGAAATTTATGGAAATCAAATTAGGGAGCTGTATCATAGTCTTCCTTATCACATGGTTGAATTTGTGCGGGTTGATTTTGATTG CAAGATAACAGTCAGTCTTCGATATGCGGATCTCACTTCACTTCTTCCAACTCGAATCACGGTGTTAGCTTGGCCAATGTTCAAGAAAAACTCTGCTAGTTCTGCATCACTGAACAGGAAGGAAGATGGAGTCTCAAGAACTCAAGCTCCTCCAGTTCGGCTAACCTACGCAGAAGATGCCTTACGAAGCATGAGTTTACCAGAAG